The following proteins are encoded in a genomic region of Neovison vison isolate M4711 chromosome 12, ASM_NN_V1, whole genome shotgun sequence:
- the NTS gene encoding neurotensin/neuromedin N → MMAGMKIQLICMLLLAFSSWSLCSDSEEEMKALEADLLTNMHTSKISKASVSSWKMTLLNVCSFVNNLNSQAEETGEFREEELITRRKFPAALDGFSLEAMLTIYQLQKICHSRAFQQWELIQEDVLDAGNDKNEKEEVIKRKIPYILKRQLYENKPRRPYILKRGSYYY, encoded by the exons ATGATGGCAGGAATGAAAATCCAGCTGATATGCATGCTACTTCTGGCTTTCAGCTCCTGGAGTCTGTGCTCAG AttcagaagaggaaatgaaagcatTAGAAGCAGATTTATTGACCAATATGCATACATCAAag ATCAGTAAAGCGAGCGTTTCTTCTTGGAAAATGACCCTGCTAAATGTTTGCAGTTTTGTAAATAACCTGAACAGCCAAGCCGAGGAAACAGGAGAGTTTCGTGAAGAGGAGCTTATTACAAGAAGGAAATTTCCTGCTGCCTTAGATGGTTTTAGCTTGGAAGCAATGCTGACAATATACCAGCTCCAAAAAATCTGCCACAGCAGGGCTTTTCAACAATGGGAg TTAATTCAGGAAGATGTTCTTGATGCTGGAAATGACAAAAACGAAAAGGAAGaagttataaagagaaaaatcccttACATTCTGAAACGCCAGCTGTATGAGAATAAACCCAGAAGACCCTACATACTCAAAAGAGGTTCCTACTACTACTGA